The Clostridium septicum genome contains a region encoding:
- a CDS encoding helix-turn-helix transcriptional regulator codes for MQANRLFEIIYILLEKNSVTAKELAERLEVSQRTIYRDIEALSTAGIPVYMSKGKGGGISILPEFILNKAILTEEEKTEILSSLRAVNAVNFNDVEMEKVLKKLNNILGENHTNWIEVDFSNWGNAEREKETFNNIKFAILNKRIVNFDYMSGKGESINRQVYPLKLYFKGQSWYMYGYCKIRNDYRFFKLRRIKDLYISKENFNIKMPINIMKEDNILKDEFITLKMKISSKMAYRVYDEFENFKQLDDGSFITIIEYPKGEWIFSYIFSFGEECEVLEPQEIREEIKNKIKKILFNYY; via the coding sequence ATGCAAGCAAATAGATTATTTGAAATTATATATATTCTTTTAGAAAAGAATAGTGTAACAGCAAAAGAATTAGCAGAAAGATTAGAAGTATCACAAAGAACTATTTATAGAGATATTGAAGCACTTTCTACAGCAGGAATTCCAGTATATATGAGTAAAGGAAAAGGTGGAGGTATATCTATATTACCAGAATTTATATTAAATAAAGCTATATTAACAGAAGAAGAAAAGACAGAAATATTATCATCACTAAGAGCTGTTAATGCTGTAAATTTTAATGATGTGGAGATGGAAAAGGTTCTTAAAAAATTAAATAATATATTAGGTGAAAATCATACTAATTGGATAGAAGTTGATTTTTCAAATTGGGGAAATGCAGAAAGGGAAAAAGAAACTTTTAATAATATTAAATTTGCAATATTAAATAAAAGGATAGTTAACTTTGATTATATGAGTGGCAAAGGGGAAAGTATTAATAGACAAGTATACCCTTTAAAATTATATTTTAAAGGACAAAGCTGGTATATGTACGGGTATTGTAAAATAAGAAATGATTATAGATTCTTTAAATTAAGAAGGATAAAGGATTTATACATTTCTAAAGAAAATTTTAATATTAAAATGCCAATAAATATAATGAAGGAAGATAATATTTTAAAAGATGAATTTATTACTTTAAAAATGAAAATTTCTTCTAAAATGGCATATAGAGTATATGATGAATTTGAAAATTTTAAACAATTAGACGATGGTAGTTTTATTACTATTATTGAATACCCAAAAGGTGAATGGATTTTTAGTTATATATTTTCATTTGGAGAAGAATGTGAAGTTTTAGAACCACAGGAAATAAGAGAAGAAATAAAAAATAAAATTAAAAAAATTCTTTTTAATTATTATTAA
- a CDS encoding GyrI-like domain-containing protein, whose protein sequence is MNYEVVNLEEKIIVGVSATTSNDDPNMAKIIGGLWEKLYQEGINESIKNKVNEYAIGLYSDYEDNKYLVTVGNEVSKVENEGLTIKKIPSGKYAKFSIEGHIEKAVAEAWTEIWKMDLDRSYKADFEEYLNSDFDNAKIDIYISLK, encoded by the coding sequence ATGAATTATGAAGTGGTTAATTTAGAAGAAAAAATAATTGTAGGAGTTAGTGCTACTACAAGTAATGATGATCCTAATATGGCAAAAATAATTGGAGGCCTTTGGGAAAAGTTATATCAAGAGGGGATTAATGAATCAATAAAAAATAAGGTTAATGAATATGCTATAGGACTTTATTCAGATTATGAAGATAATAAGTATTTAGTTACAGTAGGGAATGAAGTAAGTAAGGTGGAAAATGAAGGACTTACAATAAAGAAAATTCCTTCAGGAAAATATGCTAAGTTTTCTATAGAAGGACATATAGAAAAGGCAGTTGCAGAAGCTTGGACTGAAATTTGGAAAATGGATTTAGATAGAAGTTATAAAGCAGATTTTGAAGAATATTTAAATTCAGATTTTGATAATGCTAAAATTGATATTTATATTTCATTGAAGTAA
- a CDS encoding SPL family radical SAM protein translates to MHKVMVKGILSSNNGMNIYRGCTHGCIYCDSRSICYGMNHPFEDIEVKMNGSKLLEDILKKKRKKCMIRTGSMSDPYIHLEEKLQNTRRSLEIIEKYGFGLAIQTKSNRILRDLDLLRSINNKGKCVVQMTLTTYDEKLCRIIEPNVSTTKERFEVLKIMRNNGIPTVVWMSPILPYINDTEKNIRGILDYCIEAKVKGIIVFGIGLTLRDGNREYYYKNLDKHFKGLKEKYIRQYGNNYEVVSENHERLMKIIKETCKKNNIICGVEEVFRYMKTFEEKNNEIQLSFDI, encoded by the coding sequence ATGCATAAGGTGATGGTAAAGGGGATACTATCTAGCAATAATGGAATGAATATTTATAGAGGATGCACTCATGGATGTATATATTGCGACTCCAGAAGTATATGTTATGGAATGAATCATCCTTTTGAAGACATAGAGGTAAAGATGAATGGATCAAAGTTATTAGAGGATATACTTAAGAAAAAGAGAAAAAAGTGTATGATTAGAACTGGTTCAATGAGTGATCCATATATTCATTTAGAAGAAAAACTTCAAAATACAAGAAGATCTTTAGAGATAATTGAAAAGTATGGATTTGGATTAGCAATACAAACTAAATCAAATAGAATACTAAGAGACCTAGATTTGTTAAGGAGTATAAATAATAAAGGAAAATGTGTTGTGCAGATGACATTAACAACTTATGATGAAAAGTTATGTAGGATTATTGAGCCAAATGTTTCTACAACAAAAGAACGATTTGAGGTTCTAAAAATAATGAGGAACAACGGAATTCCTACAGTAGTTTGGATGTCTCCTATTTTACCTTACATAAATGATACAGAGAAAAATATAAGAGGGATATTAGATTATTGTATAGAGGCTAAAGTTAAAGGCATTATAGTATTTGGTATTGGCTTAACATTAAGGGATGGAAATAGAGAATATTATTATAAAAATTTAGATAAGCATTTTAAAGGATTAAAAGAAAAATACATTAGGCAATATGGGAATAACTATGAAGTAGTAAGTGAAAATCATGAAAGATTGATGAAAATTATTAAAGAAACCTGTAAGAAAAATAATATTATTTGCGGAGTTGAAGAAGTCTTTAGATACATGAAAACTTTTGAAGAAAAAAATAATGAAATTCAGTTAAGTTTTGATATATAG
- a CDS encoding cytidine deaminase, which translates to MIDRKLLIEKAFEAQKFCYTPYSNFHVGAALLCANGEIYQGCNIENAAYTPTNCAERTAFFKAISEGQNEFTAIAIVGNKAGIKQGEGDFCAPCAVCRQVMAEFCDLKNFKIIIAKSTEEYLEHTLEELLPLAFTGKNLK; encoded by the coding sequence ATGATTGATAGAAAGTTATTAATAGAAAAGGCTTTTGAAGCTCAAAAATTTTGCTATACACCATATTCAAATTTTCATGTAGGTGCAGCTTTACTTTGCGCTAACGGTGAAATTTACCAAGGATGTAATATAGAAAATGCTGCATATACACCAACTAATTGCGCTGAAAGAACAGCTTTCTTCAAAGCAATTTCTGAAGGTCAAAATGAATTCACTGCTATTGCAATAGTAGGAAATAAAGCAGGTATAAAACAAGGAGAGGGAGATTTCTGTGCCCCTTGCGCTGTATGTAGACAAGTTATGGCTGAGTTTTGCGATTTAAAAAACTTTAAAATAATCATTGCAAAAAGTACAGAAGAATATTTAGAACACACATTAGAAGAACTTTTACCATTAGCCTTTACAGGTAAAAATTTAAAATAG
- a CDS encoding Crp/Fnr family transcriptional regulator, with the protein MNNLPYFLDTCPDYIKDKFININFNTFDKILIQNQVADSVYIIRNGKVKVYSLTPTGVKHLERTYCENDLFGELELFVEKPILNYVEALEPCEAIKVSKESFLEWIKHDSDFSLYVHIQLSEKMYHTSINSKANVAYHLKYRLLFFLWKFLNEHNLDTVHKDILVEGVGSNIRSVNRIIKELVNENLIEYNKGFVKVKDINKIVDTIFSSNNNLLSI; encoded by the coding sequence ATGAACAACTTACCTTATTTTTTAGATACTTGTCCTGATTATATAAAAGATAAATTTATAAATATCAATTTTAATACCTTTGATAAAATCCTTATACAAAATCAAGTTGCAGACTCTGTGTATATAATAAGAAATGGAAAAGTCAAAGTCTATTCACTAACTCCTACTGGAGTTAAACATCTAGAGAGAACTTATTGTGAAAATGATTTGTTTGGTGAATTAGAACTATTTGTTGAAAAACCTATATTAAACTATGTAGAGGCACTTGAGCCTTGTGAGGCAATTAAAGTTTCTAAAGAATCTTTTTTAGAATGGATTAAACATGATAGTGATTTTTCTTTATATGTACATATACAACTTTCTGAAAAAATGTATCATACTTCTATTAATAGTAAAGCAAATGTTGCTTATCATTTAAAATATAGACTACTGTTCTTTTTATGGAAGTTTTTAAATGAACATAATTTAGATACTGTTCATAAAGACATCTTAGTAGAAGGTGTCGGATCAAATATTAGAAGTGTTAATAGAATTATTAAAGAGTTAGTAAATGAAAACCTTATTGAATATAACAAAGGATTTGTTAAGGTAAAGGACATAAATAAGATTGTTGATACAATTTTCTCCTCTAATAATAATTTATTGAGTATTTAA
- a CDS encoding right-handed parallel beta-helix repeat-containing protein, whose amino-acid sequence MKKGFKAIVSTILVLSCILMNVIPVKATLKSGEGGITYYLDSNANDNGDGSSEISAWNSLDQVNNHLFQPGDKLLIKRGSIFYGTLYPKGSGANGSPIIIDVYGHGEDKPLIDAGGKTFIPQQKNWQGPFVNLKDESTIGSAIYLYNQEYWEINNISVTNSREDNLDSDRSGIRIEGYDYGVINHIYIRGCEVKDVKGFNGQDDIYPVVPTKSDGTPMFPDLTDPGENPNNSKLFSGARTTHRTGGINLATYTARLSEAKNDKGVVEQAIDKTKKVTTFNDILIENNTISNCTANGITTTNVKGTLDDDAFRHTNVVIRNNSIDHVSRSGIIPLYTSGVLVERNLIDNFQSTIAGYGCGIWADRANDMVFQYNEVKNGQNYNDGMAFNLDDMTRNGIIQYNYTHDNVGGGYMLHVRPKSYNRNHVIRYNVSINDGGSFRNHVAQIVAVGEDKDPTTQIENANVYNNTFISNKDVHPVFKGNEVKYKNNIWYFTNPNLANRVSPFDFGPNSTFDNNVYYGVNEPNRDGVTVDNNAKLVDPLFMNKNVFGLPKEELLQAIKLQSKSSLIEAATPIENDGGLDFFGYDTDKERINIGAYNGKGHEATKQSYTINSTDNEVKKYLSDATIQNEVIHETASESNTKWVNTTFEQEPLVYTKSNGAYVEYEFNGNGIIPTLKTGPGAGDVLIEVFNKEDINTVLKSKTINTYSETPEVLVIEDFNELSSDNNTYIIRVKNINNTSKAVNVIKFNVKVNEEINCNVDSLENVFIEDGNYVISYYEDSINIPLKSYYVIDSCKDISDIVDVNYNIVSGVGIISNNILSVSTSGEVVVEVTAIYKNQIKKAQATYNVIKAEKPPVNEWPKLPGAGIYEAEDQLVVKEGSFVTLNAETALNGSQLKTSTKNDNLSLEFYGNEVSIYGRKAVGTCIVKVDLYKLVDGEEVLEESVNIDCYKNTMEDQALIYNKSFEENGYYKVKITNTGTKNSNANDAYNMIIDYFVVDEIIDEEVEEVNKIALKITIDYAEELILEGALEDVVPAVVNEFNKALEEAKEVYANEKATEVEVDASFKRLTNVIWMLEFKKGDKKSLQVLVDSAKALVEKEYTSDSWANLQKEIIVAEAVIADENAMQDEVDKALNSLKEAIDSLVKNNVDKSQLESFINKVEGLNKAEYIESTWNKFEKALEVAKNVLADENATQENVNTAYNSLVRAYMELRLIPDKSKLEDLINKIEKMDLSKYTKESVKTLNKELNKANKVLKDKNATQQEIDSVTKSLSLAVDKLEVKEVANSGNLNENNSVNNNTNKNSGKGGNLPNAGAVVSSAIIVILGAIAVISGVVILKRRKNS is encoded by the coding sequence ATGAAAAAAGGCTTTAAGGCTATAGTATCAACAATTTTAGTTTTAAGTTGTATACTGATGAATGTTATACCTGTTAAAGCGACATTAAAATCTGGGGAAGGGGGAATCACATATTATCTTGATTCCAATGCAAATGATAATGGTGATGGATCTAGTGAAATTTCTGCTTGGAATTCATTAGATCAAGTAAACAATCATTTATTTCAACCAGGAGATAAATTGTTAATAAAAAGAGGTTCAATATTTTATGGAACTTTGTATCCAAAAGGGTCAGGAGCTAATGGATCACCTATTATAATTGATGTCTATGGACATGGAGAAGATAAGCCATTAATTGATGCTGGTGGAAAAACATTTATACCACAACAAAAAAATTGGCAAGGGCCTTTTGTAAATTTGAAGGATGAATCTACTATTGGATCAGCAATTTATTTATACAATCAGGAGTATTGGGAAATAAATAATATTAGTGTAACAAATAGTAGAGAGGATAACTTAGATTCAGATAGGAGTGGGATAAGAATTGAAGGATATGATTATGGAGTTATTAATCATATTTATATAAGAGGGTGCGAAGTTAAAGATGTAAAGGGTTTTAATGGACAAGATGATATTTATCCTGTTGTTCCAACAAAATCAGATGGCACTCCAATGTTTCCTGACTTAACTGATCCAGGAGAAAATCCTAATAATAGTAAACTATTTTCAGGAGCTAGAACAACTCATAGAACAGGTGGAATTAACTTAGCAACATATACAGCTAGACTTTCAGAAGCTAAAAATGATAAAGGAGTAGTTGAACAAGCCATTGATAAAACCAAAAAAGTAACAACATTTAATGATATTTTAATAGAAAATAATACTATAAGTAATTGTACTGCAAATGGAATTACTACAACTAATGTTAAAGGTACATTAGATGATGATGCTTTTCGTCATACTAATGTTGTAATACGTAATAATAGCATTGATCATGTTAGTAGATCAGGAATTATTCCTTTATATACTAGCGGAGTATTAGTAGAAAGAAATTTAATTGATAATTTTCAAAGTACAATAGCAGGATATGGATGCGGAATTTGGGCAGATAGAGCTAATGATATGGTGTTTCAATATAATGAAGTAAAAAATGGACAAAATTATAATGACGGAATGGCTTTTAATCTTGATGATATGACACGCAATGGTATTATTCAATATAACTATACTCATGACAATGTTGGGGGAGGTTACATGCTTCATGTTCGTCCTAAATCATATAATCGTAATCATGTTATAAGATACAATGTCAGTATTAATGATGGTGGATCTTTTAGAAATCATGTAGCACAAATTGTTGCAGTAGGTGAAGATAAGGATCCAACTACACAAATTGAAAATGCTAATGTATATAACAATACATTTATTTCAAACAAAGATGTTCACCCAGTATTTAAAGGAAATGAGGTAAAATATAAAAATAATATTTGGTACTTTACTAATCCTAATTTAGCTAATAGAGTTAGTCCTTTCGATTTTGGTCCTAATTCAACATTTGATAATAACGTATATTATGGTGTTAATGAACCAAATAGAGATGGAGTGACGGTAGATAATAATGCAAAATTAGTAGATCCATTATTCATGAATAAAAATGTTTTTGGATTGCCTAAGGAGGAATTATTACAAGCAATAAAATTACAAAGCAAATCTTCTTTAATAGAAGCGGCAACTCCAATTGAAAATGATGGGGGGTTAGATTTCTTTGGATATGATACAGATAAAGAGAGGATAAATATAGGTGCGTATAATGGGAAGGGGCATGAAGCAACTAAGCAATCTTACACTATAAATTCAACAGATAACGAAGTGAAAAAATATTTAAGTGATGCCACTATTCAAAATGAAGTTATTCATGAAACAGCATCAGAATCTAATACAAAGTGGGTTAATACTACTTTTGAACAGGAGCCACTAGTATATACTAAATCAAATGGAGCATATGTTGAATATGAATTTAATGGAAATGGAATTATACCAACTTTGAAAACAGGTCCAGGTGCAGGAGATGTTTTAATAGAAGTATTTAATAAAGAAGATATAAATACGGTATTAAAGTCAAAAACTATCAATACTTATAGTGAAACTCCAGAGGTGTTAGTAATAGAAGATTTTAATGAGTTAAGTTCAGATAATAATACTTATATAATTAGAGTAAAAAATATTAACAATACATCTAAAGCTGTAAACGTAATCAAATTTAATGTTAAAGTAAATGAAGAGATTAATTGTAATGTTGATTCTTTAGAAAATGTTTTTATAGAAGATGGTAATTATGTAATTTCATATTATGAGGATTCTATTAATATACCATTAAAATCATATTATGTAATAGATTCATGTAAAGATATTAGTGACATTGTAGATGTTAATTACAACATTGTAAGTGGAGTAGGAATTATTAGTAATAATATTCTTAGTGTAAGTACTTCTGGAGAGGTTGTAGTTGAAGTAACTGCAATATATAAAAATCAAATAAAAAAGGCACAAGCTACTTATAATGTTATTAAAGCAGAAAAGCCTCCTGTAAATGAATGGCCTAAATTGCCTGGAGCCGGAATTTATGAAGCAGAAGATCAACTTGTAGTTAAAGAAGGGAGTTTTGTAACATTAAATGCAGAAACAGCTTTAAATGGAAGTCAATTAAAAACTTCAACTAAAAATGATAATTTATCATTAGAGTTTTATGGGAATGAAGTTAGTATTTATGGACGTAAAGCTGTTGGAACATGTATTGTTAAAGTAGATTTATATAAACTAGTAGATGGGGAAGAAGTTCTTGAAGAAAGTGTAAATATTGATTGTTATAAAAATACTATGGAAGATCAAGCTTTAATATATAATAAATCCTTTGAAGAAAATGGTTATTATAAAGTTAAAATAACTAATACTGGAACAAAAAATTCAAATGCTAATGATGCATATAACATGATTATTGACTACTTTGTTGTTGATGAAATAATTGATGAAGAGGTTGAAGAAGTTAATAAAATAGCATTGAAAATTACAATAGACTATGCAGAAGAACTAATATTAGAAGGTGCATTAGAAGATGTGGTACCAGCTGTTGTTAATGAGTTTAATAAGGCATTAGAAGAAGCTAAGGAAGTTTATGCTAACGAGAAGGCAACAGAAGTAGAGGTAGATGCTTCTTTTAAAAGATTAACTAATGTAATTTGGATGCTTGAATTTAAAAAAGGAGATAAAAAGTCATTACAAGTACTTGTAGATTCAGCTAAAGCTTTAGTGGAAAAAGAATATACTTCAGATTCTTGGGCTAATTTACAAAAGGAAATTATAGTAGCAGAAGCTGTAATAGCAGATGAAAATGCAATGCAAGATGAAGTGGACAAAGCTTTAAATAGTTTAAAAGAAGCTATAGATTCTTTAGTTAAAAATAATGTAGACAAGTCTCAACTTGAAAGTTTTATAAATAAAGTTGAAGGATTAAATAAAGCTGAATATATTGAAAGCACTTGGAATAAATTTGAGAAAGCATTAGAAGTAGCTAAAAATGTATTAGCAGATGAAAATGCAACACAAGAAAATGTTAATACAGCTTATAACAGCTTAGTAAGAGCTTATATGGAATTAAGGTTGATTCCAGATAAGTCTAAACTTGAAGATTTAATTAATAAGATCGAAAAGATGGATTTATCTAAATATACTAAGGAAAGTGTAAAAACTCTTAATAAAGAATTAAATAAAGCTAATAAAGTATTAAAAGATAAGAATGCTACACAACAAGAAATAGATTCTGTAACTAAGAGTTTAAGTTTAGCGGTAGATAAATTAGAAGTAAAGGAAGTAGCTAATAGTGGAAATTTAAATGAAAATAATAGTGTAAATAACAATACAAATAAAAATAGTGGAAAAGGTGGTAATTTACCTAATGCAGGAGCAGTAGTTTCATCTGCAATAATAGTAATTTTAGGAGCTATTGCAGTTATTTCAGGAGTAGTTATTTTAAAGAGAAGAAAAAATAGCTAA